The following proteins come from a genomic window of Maylandia zebra isolate NMK-2024a linkage group LG22, Mzebra_GT3a, whole genome shotgun sequence:
- the galr1a gene encoding galanin receptor type 1, with protein MELQVENQSQPFATNTMRLPAKIILEMGVDNFISLLIFGLIFILGVLGNTLVITVLARSKPGQPRSTTNIFILNLSVADLSYLLFCVPFQSTIYMLPTWVLGAFICKFIHYFFTVSMLVSIFTLSAMSVDRYVAIVHARKSSSIRVERHAMLGVVLIWTLSVVMAAPVAHYQSIVERENNNTFCWEVWPEHQRKVYVMCTFVVGYLLPLTLISVCYAKVLNHLHKKLKNVSKKSELSKKKTAQTVLVVVVVFCLSWLPHHIVHLWVEFGSFPLNQASFVFRMVAHCLAYSNSSVNPIIYAFLSENFRNSYKQVFWCRAPSECPLNENRDPRSRMETAPSTNISVSYKGHDSQISKML; from the exons ATGGAGCTACAGGTGGAAAACCAAAGTCAGCCTTTCGCCACCAACACCATGAGGCTGCCAGCTAAAATCATCCTGGAAATGGGAGTAGATAACTTTATTTCTCTTCTAATATTTGGACTCATTTTCATTCTTGGTGTGCTTGGGAACACACTGGTCATAACCGTGCTGGCGCGCAGTAAACCCGGACAACCGAGGAGCACAACCAACATATTCATCCTCAACCTGAGCGTGGCTGACCTGTCCTACCTCCTCTTCTGCGTCCCTTTCCAGTCCACCATCTACATGCTGCCTACGTGGGTGCTCGGAGCGTTCATTTGCAAGTTTATCCACTATTTCTTCACCGTGTCTATGCTGGTCAGTATTTTCACTCTGTCAGCAATGTCCGTGGACCGTTACGTGGCCATCGTCCACGCTAGAAAATCCTCCTCGATCCGGGTGGAGAGGCATGCCATGCTCGGAGTGGTGCTGATCTGGACACTGTCCGTGGTCATGGCAGCTCCCGTTGCGCACTACCAGAGCATCGTGGAGAGGGAGAACAACAACACCTTCTGCTGGGAGGTCTGGCCGGAACACCAGAGGAAAGTCTACGTGATGTGCACCTTTGTGGTTGGATACCTTCTGCCTCTCACTTTGATATCTGTGTGCTATGCAAAG gtTTTAAATCATCTGCACAAAAAGCTCAAGAATGTCTCAAAAAAATCCGAGCTCTCCAAAAAGAAG ACTGCTCAGACTGTCCTCGTGGTGGTTGTTGTCTTCTGTCTGTCCTGGCTGCCTCATCACATCGTCCACCTGTGGGTGGAGTTTGGCTCCTTCCCTCTGAACCAGGCCTCCTTCGTGTTCAGGATGGTGGCTCACTGCTTGGCCTACAGCAACTCCTCCGTTAATCCCATCATCTATGCCTTCCTGTCTGAGAACTTCAGGAACTCGTATAAGCAGGTTTTCTGGTGCCGGGCGCCCAGTGAGTGTcctctgaatgaaaacagagaCCCCCGCAGCAGAATGGAGACGGCACCTTCTACTAATATCAGCGTGTCTTATAAAGGTCACGACTCTCAGATCAGTAAAATGCTTTGA